Below is a window of bacterium DNA.
CGAGGAGGTCGAGGCGGTGTTCCCCGAGGCGGTGTTTCCCATGGGGGGCGTAGACGGCATCCCGGCGAGCAAGGGGATCGATTACGGCCGCCTGGCGGTGCTGTCCTTGCAGGCCGTCAAGGAGCTCGACGCGCGCCTCCAGGCGCTGGAGGCCAGGCCGTGGCCGTCGCGCTGAATTCGATCCGCTCCCGCAACTGGCAGCCGGCCCTCGGGGAATCCGGCGCCGTCGTCCTGGATCATCGCGACATCGATCAGGCGATCCGCATCATTCTCACCACGCCCAAGGGCAGCGATCCGCATCGCCCCGAGTTCGGCGCCGATCTCCTGCAGTATATCGACCGGCCCGAAGTGGAAGCCACACCTTATTTGATTGCGGAAATCGCCGACGCCATCCTGCTGTGGGAGCCGCGGGTGGAGTTGGTCTCGATCCGGCCGACCTGGGGCCTCGCTCAGGTCACGCTCGAGATCGACTGGCGCTTCCGCGGCATCGAGGCCGAGACTCGGACCACGGAGGTGCCGCTGTGAGCCTGCCGGAACCGCAGTTCATCGATCGCGATCCGCAACAGGTCACCCAGGATCTCATCGCCGGCTGGGAAACCATGACCGGCAAGACGCTCTATCCGGCCCAGGTGGAGCGGCTCCTGATCGATCTCATCGCCTACCGAGAGTCCCTGGTGCGGATCGGCATCCAAGAGGCGGCCAAGCTCAACCTGGTGAACTTCAGTCGTGCCCCGATGCTGGATTATCTCGGGGAATTGGTGGGCGTGACGCGGCTCCAGGCCCAACCCGCCCGCACCACGCTTCGCTTCACGCTCGAGGAACCGGCCGCGGCCGCCTTCGCGATCCCCAAAGGCACGCGCGTCGCGGGCGGCGACGCCGAGTTCGCGACCGACGCCGAGGCCGTGATCCCAGCCGGCGGGACCGCAGCCGAAGTCGCCGCCACCGCGACGAACTCCGGCGTCGCTGCCAATGGCATTCTGCCGGGGGGTATTACGGAACTGATCGACGTCCCCTTGGCCGGCATCTCCGTCACGAATCTCAGCACCACTTACGGCGGTCTCCTCACCGAGGACGACGAGCGCTTGAGGATGCGTATCAAACTGGCGCCGGAACGCTTTGCCGTGGCCGGTCCGGAACTGGCCTACCGCTGGCACGTATTGTCGGTGAGTCAAGCGATCGTCGATGTCGGCATCACCTCGCCCGAGCCTGGGCGGGTGAACGTGTATCCGCTGCTCGCGACGGGCCTGCCGGATGCGGCGCTGCTCGACCGGGTGCGGGTGGCGCTGAACCGGGAGAAGGTGCGGCCGCTGACCGACTGGGTCACGGTGCTCCCTCCCACCCGCGTGCCGTATGCCGTTTCGGTGCGCGTCCATGCCTATGCCGGCGGTTCGGAGGCCGCGGTGGTCCAGGGCGTGCGCGCGGGCCTCGAGGGATTCGCGGCGGAACTCCGCGCCTCGCTCGGGCGCGATCTCGTACCCTCGCAATGGATCGAGCGCGCGCAGAAGATTCGCGGGGTCTACCGGGTCGAGCTGGAGGCGCCGGCTTATGGGGAATTGCGGCCGGACGAGTGGCCCGACGCGGAAAGTGTGGAAGTGACGTTCGCGGGGTACGCCGATGGCTGAACTCCTGCAACCCTCCCTCCGCGATGAACGCGGCCTCGCTATCGATCCCCTGATCGAGCGGATCTCCCGGCTCGACCGGTCGGCGCTCCTGGTCTATCTCGTCGACCACGTCGTCCCCTCGGCGCTGCCGCACCTCGCCGATCAGTTCCACGTCATGGGGCTGGAAGGCTGGGACACGGTCTCGACCGACCTCGAAAGGCGCGCCCTGATCAAGAGTGCCGTCGCCTACCACCGGCTCAAGGGCACGCTGGCCGGGCTCGCTTGGGCGGGGTCGCGCGTGGGGCTTTCGATCCTGCGCGCCATCACGCCGCCCGCGAAGGTGTACTGCGCACCGACGCTCACCCGCGCCGAACGTGACGCATTCCTCGCCCGCTACCCACAACTCAGGCTGTTCCGCTACCGCAACCGCGGAGTGCGGCTTCCCTACGGCTTCTATTGCGACGCGGCGTTTCTCTCCGGCCGGCACTACCCGACCGTCACCGACGCCGTGCTACGGATCGGCTGGCGCGCCTTCGTGCGGGAGACTGCCGGGACGGAGTCCCCGGTCACGACCCTGGTGCGGGAGATCCGCCGCGCGAGCGCCCTGGCGCTCCTGTGGGCGACGATCCGGAGGCCGGGACACGGGGGATTCGGCACCTATCCGGGGCGGCTCATCCCACGCTCGTACCTGGTCACGAACGAGGCCGGCGGCCGGTTGTTCGAAGTGCGCCTCGATCGGCCTTATCTCGATTTCGACGAAGAACTGCACCAGCGCACCGCGCTGCCGGGACTCGATCCGATCGACATCCGCTGGACTCCGGTGGCCGAGCGCTGGATCGAACACGGGGTGATGCTCGGGCGCTTCGTGCGCGGCCATCTCGCCGACAACGGCGCCCGCGACCGGCTCTACCGCCGGTTCCATCTGTTCGATCCGGACGTCCCCGTACTGCGCCGCGGTCGCTCGACCCACGTCGGCGCCATGAAGCTCGGCATGCCGGCCTATACGGCCGAGCTCCAGGTCTCCATGCCGGCGCGGAAGTCGCCGCGGTTGCTGGGCCGTTTCGCTACAGGCTATTGGGCACCGCGCATTCCATCGCGCCTGGAGCGTGGTCGCGGCGCGCTGCGCCTGGCCGTCTCGTATCGCGATCGGGTGTGGCTCGATACGCACACCCACCAGAAACTCCGCTCCGGGTACGCTGTGAGGAGCGGCGCCGTCGTGGCCGGACAGATCGTTTCCCGTTGACTGAGGAACTCTCATGGAAAAAACCGTCATCTTCCGCGACCGCCAGGAGTTCCAGGCCGTCGATCCCAACAACCTGCAGGAGTATGTGCGCGGCTCCCTCGACCATGTGGTCGCAGACGGCATCAGCGATCAGAAGCATTATGTCGGCTTCGCCGTGAGTGCCGTCTCGGCGACCGAGGTCGAGGTCCAATCGGGGCGCTATTACAACGGCGGGTCGGTGTACGTTTCGGAACAAGAGGTGCCGATCAACCTGTTCCAGTACCTGCCGCTCGTGACCAAGAAGGTGGTCGCCATCGTGGTGTGGGGCCAGGATGTGGACACCAACGTCGAGCCGCGCGACTTCCTGGTGGATCTCCAGACCGGGGCGACCGAGCCGCAGGCCGTGGCCATGCTGCGGATCCGCAAATGCGAGGTGAACCCGTTGCCCGGACAGGAGTCGGCCGATCCTCAGCCGCCGGTGGTGCAGACCGGCACGCTGGCCGTCGCCTACGTCTACCTCACGCCGGCCGGGATCGAGCGGATCGAGATGCAGAGCCAGTCGCGATTGCCCAACGGCTACGATCACGAGCAAAGGCTCCACGGCATCGAGGTGTGGAAATCGGCCGCCGAACCGCGCATTTCCTCGATCGCCACCGACCTCGCCGCGCTGGCGCAGAAATCCTCGTCCAAGGCGGACCGCGAGATGTTCATCGAGCTCGCGGCCGACCTCGCGACCGTCAAGGAGAAGCTGCAACTGCCGTCGAGCTACAGCAGCTATCAGTCCGACGTGTTCGCCGACAACTCCAAGAGCAACGAGGCCCACGCCGGTTATTCGGCGCGGATCAACTACGGTCTCCTCTTCCCGTTCGCGGCCGCGGCACAGGCGAACCTCGCCCTGTTCAATCCGATCGATGCCTCGGTGAAAGTATCCAGCCAGAACGTGGTGCTGCCGGCTTACACGCACGTGCCACGCATCCAGACCCAGGGCTATGCCGGGGATCTGTCGCTGAGCCAGTACCAGGTGCAGACCCATACCATTCGGCAACAGGTGGTGGCGACCTGGGAACAGAAGTACGGCTGGCACGGCAATTTCCTGGCCCGCTGGTTCGTCCGCTATCTGTGGTGGAAGTTCGGGCCGAACCATCACTGGCTGCTGCCGTACCTTGGGTATTTCGTGCGGCGCGAGATTACGCAGTACATCGATGAGGTCACCACCAGCAACTACAACGGCGCGATCGTGGCGCAGACGTTCCTGGTCGCGAATGCCATGTGGCTGACCCGGCTGGGGCTTTTCTTCGCCCAGATCGGCGCCTCGGGCGATGTGCAGGTGATCGTCTGCGAGACCGACGGCGGCAAGCCAAACCTGCAGAAGGTCGTCACCTCGGTGACCCTGCCCCGGTCCAGCATCAAAGCCTACCCCAGCGAGACCGTGATCGACGTTCCTCACGTTCTCCTGGAAGGCGGCAAGCGCTACGCCCTCGCCCTGATCACCCAGGGCGATCACCGGGTGGCGACGGTGTCCGGCAACGAGTATACCCAGGGCACACTGTTCTACGGCTCGGACGGCGATTACTTCGTCGGCGACCTGACCAAGGATCTGATGTTCACGGTCTACGGCGCCAAGTTCGGCCGCGTCCGAACCGAGGTGCAGTTGCAGTCGGTTTCGCTCTCGGGCGGCCTCACGGACCTCGCGATCACGGCCCGGCAGGTGGTGCCGGAGGGCTGCGAACTGCGCTACGAGATCCAGCCGTCCGGCTCCGGCGCCTGGTACGAATTGGGGGATCCGGTCTTGCGGTTGTCTGGCGCCCCGAACCTGGTGAACCTGCGCGCGGTGCTGCTCGGGACGAGCGATCTCGCACCCGCCTTCGTGCTGACCAACGATGCCATCCAGGTCAGCAGGCCGGCCACGAGCTTCCAGCACTGGTCCACCGCCAGAAGCGTCGCTTCCACCACCTCGGTCACCCTCAAGCTGCTGGTGGCGCATTGGGACAACGCCAATCATACTCTGACGCCCCGGATCGTCACCGGAGGGACCAACGAAGTTTCCCCCTCGACCACGGTGATCACCGACGAGGACGGCGCCAAACGCTTCAGCTATACATTCACCATTCCGGCCTCGACCAGCTACGAGATCAAGCTGAGCGGCACCCGCAATGCCACGAGTCAGCCGTTCGCGGTGGTCGAGCGGATCGACGTGGCGGCCTGATAGGAGGACGACATGCCCAAGACGCAGAAGCCCGAACCCGGATTCGACCTGACGGCCATCGAAGACGAGGGTCAGTTCCGGGTGGAACTGAAAGAGAAAATCGTGGTCGGCGACCTCGCCCTGTATCCGGGCTGGGACGTCATCCTGAGGGGCGACCTGGTGAAACGGTTCGCAGAGTCCATCGCCCATGCCGAGCCGGTTTGAGAAGTACCGCTTCCGGGACGGCGTCACGCCGCTGTCCGAGGATACGTTCAACCGCGTCCTGCGCGACATCGACCTCCGTATCGTTGCCTTGGAGGAGATCAAGGCCTCCTGGGAGGAGGCGGTCCGGATCCTCACCGATCAGGGGCTGCTTCGCATCAACGAGGCGCTGCTACCGGCCTTGGAGACCTTGCAATACCAGATCGACCACATCGTCGAGCTGGCGTCGCAGGTACAGGTCGACCGGATCCTCGACGCCCCGGACCAGGTCACCGACACGCACATCGGCAACCGCACCGCCGATCCGTCGCTCGTGCCCACCGGCAACATCGGCACCCTGACGCAATGGTTCGGACGGCTGGCCAACCGCATCAAGGCCATCACCGGAGCTGCCAATTGGTACGACGCGCCGGCCACGACGCTCGCGGCCGTCGCCTCGACGCTCGCCTCGCACGCCGCGCAGCTGGCTTCCGCCGCCGCCCATGCCGGCAGCACTTCCAACCCGCATGCCACCACGGCCGCACAGGTGGGCGCTCTGCCCTTGTCCGGCGGCAACCTAACAGGAAGCCTGGGGCTCTCCGGCAACGCGATTTCAGGCGTCAAAACGGTGGGATTCCAGGCGGAGTACGACAACGGCAACAGCGGCACTTCCAAGACCATCAGTCTGGCGAACGGACAGAAGCAGCGCATCACGCTGACCGCCAATGCCACGCTCACGATCAGCACGACCGGCGCGTCGGTCGGCAACTACACCATCCGCATCAAGCA
It encodes the following:
- a CDS encoding GPW/gp25 family protein: MAVALNSIRSRNWQPALGESGAVVLDHRDIDQAIRIILTTPKGSDPHRPEFGADLLQYIDRPEVEATPYLIAEIADAILLWEPRVELVSIRPTWGLAQVTLEIDWRFRGIEAETRTTEVPL
- a CDS encoding phage tail protein, with amino-acid sequence MAELLQPSLRDERGLAIDPLIERISRLDRSALLVYLVDHVVPSALPHLADQFHVMGLEGWDTVSTDLERRALIKSAVAYHRLKGTLAGLAWAGSRVGLSILRAITPPAKVYCAPTLTRAERDAFLARYPQLRLFRYRNRGVRLPYGFYCDAAFLSGRHYPTVTDAVLRIGWRAFVRETAGTESPVTTLVREIRRASALALLWATIRRPGHGGFGTYPGRLIPRSYLVTNEAGGRLFEVRLDRPYLDFDEELHQRTALPGLDPIDIRWTPVAERWIEHGVMLGRFVRGHLADNGARDRLYRRFHLFDPDVPVLRRGRSTHVGAMKLGMPAYTAELQVSMPARKSPRLLGRFATGYWAPRIPSRLERGRGALRLAVSYRDRVWLDTHTHQKLRSGYAVRSGAVVAGQIVSR
- a CDS encoding baseplate J/gp47 family protein encodes the protein MSLPEPQFIDRDPQQVTQDLIAGWETMTGKTLYPAQVERLLIDLIAYRESLVRIGIQEAAKLNLVNFSRAPMLDYLGELVGVTRLQAQPARTTLRFTLEEPAAAAFAIPKGTRVAGGDAEFATDAEAVIPAGGTAAEVAATATNSGVAANGILPGGITELIDVPLAGISVTNLSTTYGGLLTEDDERLRMRIKLAPERFAVAGPELAYRWHVLSVSQAIVDVGITSPEPGRVNVYPLLATGLPDAALLDRVRVALNREKVRPLTDWVTVLPPTRVPYAVSVRVHAYAGGSEAAVVQGVRAGLEGFAAELRASLGRDLVPSQWIERAQKIRGVYRVELEAPAYGELRPDEWPDAESVEVTFAGYADG